A section of the Drosophila subobscura isolate 14011-0131.10 chromosome A, UCBerk_Dsub_1.0, whole genome shotgun sequence genome encodes:
- the LOC117900589 gene encoding neurobeachin isoform X15, whose product MDSLERLMRAAPLPRMLTSGVVATAAAAAATAAAAASGGKGSAGIEQRALVHASLAAATVGRKGRHLTGTFCLTGDTMEGIIQCLVFLKAFSLVGGEFDMELNFVIQDAQNIKHMLELLDHCPPNLQAEIWSVFIAILRKSVRNLQACTDVGLIEHVLVRLQRSETVVADLLIEMLGVLASYSITVKELKLLFGTMKATNGKWPRHSAKLLNVLRQMPHRNGPDVFFSFPGRKGSAMVLPPLAKWPYENGFTFTTWFRLDPINSVNIEREKPYLYCFKTSKGVGYTAHFVGNCLVLTSMKVKGKGFQHCVKYEFQPRKWYMIAIVYIYNRWTKSEIKCLVNGQLASSTEMAWFVSTNDPFDKCYIGATPELDEERVFCGQMSAIYLFSEALTTQQICAMHRLGPGYKSQFRFDNECYLNLPDNHKRVSHFQLLPATSLMVAGAGLGVGSSGSGSGAASGGAIDAAAAAASGQQQLQLQFQTLAAEQEARAIDWSDERLDLNAAFVKIRAVLTARNAVTLAALPGAGVVAVAGGGTAATATGAGAAAAGVNDSSNNIHEGEGQGHPIPGQGPTGPAADDPLGHLHTGNASFDQLRRMSVSVSSQSSGQAAGGADTEEVNQLKAVLYDGKLSNAIVFMYNPVATDGQLCLQSSPKGNVSYFVHTPHALMLQDVKAVVTHSIHCTLNSIGGIQVLFPLFSQLDMAHEGIGDIKRDPSLCSKLLGFICELVETSQTVQQHMIQNRGFLVISFMLQRSSREHLTLEVLGSFLNLTKYLVTCLSANSDLLLKQLNTGLRNPFKKFYQLFCFSFLTWQLLDHVLFNPALWIYTPANVQARLYSYLATEFLSDTQIYSNVRRVSTVLQTVHTLKYYYWVVNPRAKSGIIPKGLDGPRPAQKDILAIRAYILLFLKQLIMIGNGVKEDELQSILNYLTTMHEDENLHDVLQMLISLMSEHPSSMVPAFDVKHGVRSIFKLLAAESQLIRLQALKLLGFFLSRSTHNVNSSSLARRKYDVMSPHNLYTLLAERLLLYEESLSLPTYNVLYEIMTEHISQQILYTRHPEPESHYRLENPMILKVVATLIRQSKQTESLIDVKKLFLQDMTLLCNSNRENRRTVLQMSVWQEWLIAMAYIHPKNSEEQKISDMVYSLFRMLLHHAIKHEYGGWRVWVDTLAIVHSKVSYEEFKLQFAQMYEHYERQRTDNITDPALRQARPISTISGWEREELQQQQNGGGAGAPVAAIQSQAGSTVPAVKGAVSIASLEDVAAVVEEEDEMEEETVEELESFELPVDEEADTQDTADPEGERERDSSLRPGSADGAEAPTAEQELPAMAPSTKSVIANISDVYNEQIKTDEALQATATATSTSTSTLAPAPTCNGSLETEQDSESDQVQVKLQEKPQSELEPAMGGQAALREALQLGDDMDVEELELATARDSLDVEQHVAHVMQSSEAALNDCKLVMDEALQEASSVLKDEEIELAVNEVVQGVLNNEKKSQEQQKQQQQEQQVPVEPQDNVSLLNSKNLLNNNYNNNNNPSPSEEEINTTTTTSTTTTTRVAADGEADGEAATEAEVNANEISTATPLQPSECPAADKAKTVTVTETEVAAASPSPTLEATNQKTEEAANKLNNNEKVEQPESSQESSSTPEISVSPDTDTTTEPEIEENNLLLQLAEPEAESVSDRVTAAEPSDDLVELAVRDIVEQLIEQVIDATAAATDATDARDAPVKTKTETETNNNELPAAKEAAGEAESQATAIQAVPQEEKPQAEESAESVAAAAEEIVHEVVEAALFLAQETQQAIPEEAAAPEIEIKMEIESKEHVTAIVSEVLDTLVEETVKAVGETFNVNVNVNVSKVEASEQTTQTSPAPPEEQPEEQQQQQAAATVAPTPARVKPMEVDSTTQTTPKNEAGVGVSSNAALLAQEEVQLQEEESQTGEQVEDCEEQSSGIDGNAQSLESSHYANPASGEAKLQQQQQPQQQQQQQQQQQQQQQPRSKSGSTRPMFSPGPTRPPFRIPEFKWSYIHQRLLSDVLFSLETDIQVWRSHSTKSVLDFVNSSENAIFVVNTVHLISQLADNLIIACGGLLPLLASATSPNSELDVLEPTQGMPLEVAVSFLQRLVNMADVLIFATSLNFGELEAEKNMSSGGILRQCLRLVCTCAVRNCLECKERTRYNVGALARDVPGAAHLQALIRGAQASPKNIVESITGQLSPVKDPEKLLQDMDVNRLRAVIYRDVEETKQAQFLSLAIVYFISVLMVSKYRDILEPPAEPQIQRQSPVLQRTSGGGGRQIQDSDYEIIVVDENNPSVLADNDSHSSGPPSIKSVDSDVGSLNMNSTENEVPEVESSSEILIDDHHKPSHSNDESWTDVNLNEDAAVQAASAGMVVGLVDAGDKHDASHPHGQHGQQTGGTGAGGVPQQQQQHQQQHQQQHGSMGHGIMGAERGDKPDSEISVVRVPDGYGSGSTGSASGAPVGPGQGVGGGQRPRPEELPMKAPALVAQLPLTTPSREASLTQKLEIALGPVCPLLREIMVDFAPFLSKTLVGSHGQELLMEGKGLTTFKNSHSVVELVMLLCSQEWQNSLQKHAGLAFIELINEGRLLSHAMKDHIVRVANEAEFILNRMRADDVLKHADFESQCAQTLLERREEERMCDHLITAARRRDNVIASRLLEKVRNIMCNRHGAWGDVSGVGASAGVGVGTVAVQKGTYWKLDAWEDDARRRKRMVQNPRGSSHPQATLKAALENGGPEDAILQTRDEFHTQIAVSRSHPSAQHNGELLDDAELLIEDRELDLDLTGPVNISTKARLIAPGLVAPGTVSITSTEMFFEVDEEHPEFQKIDGEVLKYCDHLHGKWYFSEVRAIFSRRYLLQNVALEIFLASRTSILFAFPDQHTVKKVIKALPRVGVGIKYGIPQTRRASMMSPRQLMRNSNMTQKWQRREISNFEYLMFLNTIAGRTYNDLNQYPIFPWVLTNYESKDLDLSLPSNYRDLSKPIGALNPSRRAYFEERYESWDSDTIPPFHYGTHYSTAAFTLNWLVRVEPFTTMFLALQGGKFDYPDRLFSSVSLSWKNCQRDTSDVKELIPEWYFLPEMFYNASGYRLGHREDGALVDDIELPPWAKSPEEFVRINRMALESEFVSCQLHQWIDLIFGYKQRGPEAIRATNVFYYLTYEGSVDLDGILDPVMREAVENQIRNFGQTPSQLLMEPHPPRSSAMHLSPMMFSAMPEDLCQMLKFYQNSPVIHISANTYPQLSLPSVVTVTAGHQFAVNRWNCNYTASVQSPSYAESPQSPGSNQPLTIDPVLAVHGANNNSNAVSRRHLGDNFSQMLKIRSNCFVTTVDSRFLIACGFWDNSFRVFATETAKIVQIVFGHFGVVTCMARSECNITSDCYIASGSADCTVLLWHWNARTQSIVGEGDVPTPRATLTGHEQAVTSVVISAELGLVVSGSSNGPVLIHTTFGDLLRSLDPPSEFHSPELITMSREGFIVINYDKGNVAAYTINGKKLRHETHNDNLQCMLLSRDGEYLMTAGDRGIVEVWRTFNLAPLYAFPACNAGIRSLALTHDQKYLLAGLSTGSIIVFHIDFNRWHHEYQQRY is encoded by the exons ATCTGCTCATCGAGATGCTGGGCGTATTGGCCAGCTATAGCATAACGGTcaaggagctgaagctgctctTTGGTACGATGAAGGCAACGAATGGCAAGTGGCCGCGGCACTCGGCCAAATTGTTGAATGTCCTGCGCCAAATGCCGCACCGCAACGGGCCCGATGTGTTCTTTAGCTTTCCGGGCCGCAAGGGATCG GCCATGGTACTGCCGCCGTTGGCCAAGTGGCCGTATGAGAATGGATTTACCTTCACCACATGGTTTCGCCTGGATCCCATAAATTCGGTGAATATTGAGCGCGAGAAGCCCTACCTTTATTG CTTTAAGACCTCCAAGGGCGTGGGCTACACGGCGCACTTTGTGGGCAATTGTCTGGTGCTCACATCCATGAAGGTGAAGGGCAAGGGCTTTCAGCATTGTGTCAAATATGAGTTCCAGCCGCGAAAG TGGTATATGATTGCCATTGTGTATATATACAATCGTTGGACGAAAAGCGAAATCAAGTGCCTCGTTAATGGACAGCTGGCCTCTTCGACCGAAATGGCCTGGTTTGTTTCCACAAACGAT CCCTTTGACAAGTGCTATATTGGCGCCACACCGGAGCTGGATGAGGAGCGTGTCTTTTGTGGCCAAATGTCAGCCATTTATTTGTTCAGCGAAGCGCTGACCACACAACAGATCTGTGCCATGCATCGCCTGGGGCCGGGCTATAAG tCGCAATTTCGCTTCGATAATGAATGCTATCTGAATCTGCCGGACAATCACAAGCGGGTGAGTCACTTTCAACTGTTGCCAGCCACGTCGCTGatggtggcaggggcaggactGGGCGTTGGCAGTAGTGGGAGCGGCAGTGGAGCGGCCAGTGGCGGTGCCATCgatgccgctgcggcagccgccagtggccaacagcagctgcagttacAGTTTCAGACACTGGCCGCTGAGCAGGAGGCTCGGGCCATTGACTGGTCGGACGAGCGGCTCGATCTGAATGCCGCTTTCGTAAAGATTCGAGCAGTGCTGACCGCACGCAATGCCGTGACGCTGGCCGCGCTACCTGGGGCAGGAGTTGTAGCAGTTGCAGGAGGAGGCACTGCTGCAACAGCCACtggcgcaggagcagcagcagcaggagtcaacgacagcagcaacaacatccacGAGGGGGAAGGCCAAGGCCACCCAATCCCAGGCCAGGGACCCACTGGGCCCGCAGCGGACGATCCGCTCGGCCATTTGCACACTGGAAATGCTTCTTTTG ACCAATTGCGTCGCATGTCGGTCAGCGTGAGCAGCCAGAGCTCTGGCCAAGCGGCAGGCGGTGCCGACACCGAGGAGGTCAACCAGCTGAAAGCT GTGCTGTACGATGGAAAACTATCGAATGCCATTGTCTTCATGTACAATCCAGTGGCTACCGATGGCCAGCTCTGTTTGCAGTCATCCCCCAAGGGAAATGTATCATATTTTGTCCACACGCCGCATGCGCTGATGCTGCAG GACGTTAAGGCGGTGGTCACGCACTCGATACACTGCACCCTTAACTCGATTGGCGGCATCCAGGTGCTGTTCCCGCTGTTCTCGCAGCTGGATATGGCCCACGAGGGCATCGGGGACATCAAGCGGGATCCCTCTCTATG CTCCAAGCTGCTGGGTTTCATCTGCGAACTGGTGGAGACATCGCAGACGGTGCAGCAACATATGATCCAGAATCGTGGCTTTCTGGTCATCTCGTTCATGCTGCAGCGCTCCTCCCGTGAGCATCTCACGCTGGAGGTGCTCGGCTCGTTCCTCAATTTGACCAAATATCTGGTCACGTGCCTGTCGGCCAACAGCGATCTGCTGCTCAAGCAG TTGAACACAGGCCTGCGTAATCCTTTcaaaaaa TTCTACCAG TTGTTCTGTTTCTCGTTTCTCACGTGGCAGCTGCTCGACCACGTGCTGTTCAACCCAGCACTGTGGATCTACACGCCGGCGAATGTGCAGGCGCGACTGTACTCCTATCTGGCCACCGAGTTCCTCAGCGACACTCAAATCTACAGCAATGTGAGACGCGTGAGCACCGTACTGCAGACAGTGCACACACTCAAATACTACTACTGGGTGGTGAATCCACGTGCCAAGAGCGGTATCATACCCAAGGGTCTAG ATGGACCGCGTCCCGCGCAGAAGGATATACTGGCCATCCGTGCCTACATCCTGCTGTTCCTCAAGCAACTGATAATGATCGGCAACGGGGTCAAGGAGGATGAACTGCAGAGCATACTCAACTATTTGACCACAATGCATGAG GATGAAAACCTGCACGATGTGCTGCAGATGCTCATCTCATTGATGTCGGAGCATCCCAGCTCTATGGTACCTGCCTTCGATGTGAAGCACGGTGTTCGCAGCATCTTCAAGCTGCTGGCGGCCGAAAGTCAATTGATACGCCTGCAGGCCCTCAAGCTCCTTGGGTTCTTCCTGTCGCGCAGCACACACAA CGTAAACTCTTCCTCCCTGGCTAGGCGCAAGTACGATGTGATGTCGCCCCACAATCTCTACACGCTGCTGGCCGAACGGCTGCTCCTCTACGAGGAGTCACTGTCCCTGCCCACCTACAATGTCCTCTACGAGATCATGACGGAGCACATATCGCAGCAGATTCTGTACACGCGCCACCCAGAACCAGAGAGTCATTATCGCCTCGAGAATCCAA TGATACTGAAGGTGGTGGCCACACTGATACGACAGTCGAAGCAGACCGAGTCGCTAATCGATGTGAAGAAGTTGTTCCTGCAGGACATGACGCTGCTGTGCAACAGCAATCGGGAGAACCGTCGCACAGTGCTGCAGATGTCCGTGTGGCAGGAGTGGCTCATCGCGATGGCCTACATCCATCCAAAGAACAGCGAGGAGCAAAAGATCAGCGACATGGTCTACTCGCTCTTCCGCATGCTTCTGCACCATGCGATCAAGCACGAGTATGGCGGCTGGCGCGTCTGGGTGGACACTCTGGCCATCGTCCATTCGAAGGTCTCGTACGAGGAGTTCAAGCTGCAGTTTGCCCAGATGTACGAGCACTATGAGCGCCAGCGCACGGACAACATTACAGATCCGGCCCTGCGCCAAGCCCGTCCAATCAGCACGATCAGCGGCTGGGAgcgcgaggagctgcagcagcagcagaacggaGGCGGAGCTGGAGCACCTGTGGCTGCCATTCAGAGCCAGGCTGGAAGCACGGTACCAGCTGTGAAGGGTGCCGTGTCTATAGCCTCGCTGGAGGATGTGGCCGCTGtcgtcgaggaggaggacgagatggaggaggagaccgtcgaggagctggagagctTTGAGCTGCCTGTCGATGAGGAAGCAGATACCCAGGACACCGCAGATCCCGAAGGTGAACGCGAACGTGATTCCTCTCTCCGCCCCGGCAGCGCTGACGGAGCTGAGGCTCCAACGGCGGAACAGGAGCTGCCAGCAATGGCACCGAGCACCAAGTCGGTCATTGCCAACATTTCCGATGTGTACAACGAGCAAATCAAAACGGACGAAGCGCTCcaggccacggccacggccacgtccacgtccacgtccactcTGGCGCCAGCGCCAACCTGCAATGGCAGCCTCGAGACGGAACAGGACTCGGAGTCTGACCAAGTTCAGGTAAAGTTGCAGGAGAAGCCACAGTCAGAGCTGGAACCTGCGATGGGTGGCCAGGCGGCGCTCAGGGAAGCCCTGCAGCTTGGCGATGACATGGatgtggaggagctggagctggccacgGCCAGGGATTCACTCGATGTGGAGCAGCATGTTGCACATGTTATGCAGTCCTCCGAGGCGGCGCTCAACGACTGCAAGCTGGTCATGGACGAGGCGCTGCAGGAGGCCTCCTCCGTGTTGAAAGACGAGGAGATTGAGCTGGCCGTCAACGAGGTTGTCCAGGGTGTACTCAACAACGAGAAGAAGtcccaggagcagcagaagcagcagcagcaagagcagcaggtGCCGGTGGAGCCGCAGGATAATGTCAGTCTGCTGAATAGCAAGAATTTGctcaacaacaattacaacaacaacaacaatcccagtcccagcgaAGAAGAGATCaacacaaccaccaccaccagcaccaccaccaccaccagagtCGCAGCGGATGGCGAGGCGGATGGGGAGGCTGCGACGGAAGCGGAGGTCAATGCCAACGAGATCAGCACAGCCACGCCTCTCCAGCCGAGCGAGTGTCCTGCTGCAGATAAAGCGAaaacggtaacggtaacggaaacggaagtggcAGCCGCCAGTCCGAGCCCCACGCTAGAAGCAACCAATCAAAAGACTGAAGAAGCAGCCAACAAGCTGAACAATAACGAGAAAGTcgagcagccagagagcagcCAGGAGAGCAGCTCCACGCCAGAGATCAGCGTCAGTCCGGACACGGACACCACCACAGAGCCGGAGATCGAGGAGAACAATCTCCTGTTGCAGTTGGCTGAGCCCGAGGCGGAGTCCGTGTCCGATCGAGTGACAGCTGCCGAGCCAAGTGACGATCTGGTGGAGCTGGCAGTGCGCGACATTGTGGAGCAGCTGATCGAGCAGGTGATcgatgccacagcagcggcaacagatGCAACAGATGCGAGAGATGCTCCagtcaaaaccaaaaccgagacggagaccaacaacaacgagcTGCCAGCCGCCAAAGAAGCGGCAGGGGAAGCGGAATCGCAAGCCACCGCCATCCAGGCCGTGCCTCAGGAGGAGAAACCCCAGGCGGAGGAGTCCGCCGAgagtgtggctgctgccgccgaaGAGATTGTCCACGAGGTGGTGGAGGCTGCGCTATTCCTGGCCCAGGAAACCCAGCAGGCAATCCCTGAAGAAGCAGCTGCACCCGAAATagaaattaaaatggaaatcgAATCGAAGGAGCATGTAACGGCCATTGTCAGCGAGGTGCTGGACACACTGGTCGAGGAGACTGTGAAGGCGGTGGGCGAGACCTTCAATGTTAATGTCAACGTCAACGTGAGCAAGGTGGAGGCCTCAGAGCAGACGACCCAAACCTCGCCGGCACCGCCAGAGGAGCAGCccgaggaacagcagcagcagcaggccgcaGCAACAGTAGCACCCACGCCCGCACGGGTCAAGCCCATGGAGGTGGACTCGACAACACAGACAACGCCAAAGAATGAGGCTGGGGTGGGAGTCAGCAGCAACGCTGCGCTGTTGGCCCAGGAggaggtgcagctgcaggaggaggaatcCCAGACCGGGGAGCAGGTGGAGGACTGTGAGGAGCAGTCGTCGGGAATCGACGGAAATGCACAGTCTCTCGAGTCCAGTCACTACG CGAATCCAGCCAGTGGAGAGGCaaagctgcaacagcagcagcaaccgcaacagcaacaacagcagcaacaacagcagcagcagcagcagcagccgcgctCAAAGTCGGGATCGACACGGCCGATGTTCAGTCCCGGACCGACGCGACCGCCTTTCCGTATACCGGAATTCAAGTGGTCGTACATCCATCAGCGTCTGCTCAGTGATGTGCTCTTCTCGCTGGAGACCGACATTCAGGTGTGGCGCAGCCACTCCACCAAGAGCGTCCTCGACTTTGTCAACTCCAGCGAGAATGCCATCTTTGTGGTGAACACGGTGCATTTGATCTCCCAGCTGGCCGACAATCTGATCATCGCCTGTGGCGGCCTGTTGCCTCTTTTGGCCAGTGCCACATCCCCGAAT TCGGAGCTGGATGTGCTGGAGCCGACGCAGGGAATGCCCCTGGAGGTGGCCGTCTCCTTCTTGCAGCGTCTGGTGAACATGGCCGATGTCCTGATCTTTGCCACCTCGCTGAACTTTGGCGAACTGGAGGCCGAGAAGAACATGTCCAGCGGCGGCATACTGCGCCAGTGTCTGCGCCTTGTCTGCACCTGTGCCGTGCGCAACTGCCTAGAGTGCAAGGAGCGCACCCGCTACAATGTGGGCGCCCTAGCGCGTGATGTGCCCGGTGCGGCGCATCTGCAGGCGCTCATTCGTGGTGCTCAGGCATCGCCAAAG AACATTGTGGAATCAATCACTGGTCAATTATCGCCCGTCAAGGATCCCGAGAAGCTGTTGCAGGACATGGACGTGAATCGCTTGAGGGCCGTCATCTACCGTGATGTG GAGGAGACAAAGCAAGCGCAGTTCCTCTCCCTGGCCATTGTCTACTTTATCTCCGTGCTGATGGTGTCCAAGTATCGTGACATTCTGGAACCACCAGCTGAGCCACAGATCCAGCGGCAGTCGCCGGTGCTGCAGCGCACCTCTGGAGGCG GTGGACGTCAGATCCAGGACAGCGACTATGAAATTATTGTCGTGGATGAGAACAATCCGTCGGTGCTGGCGGATAATGATTCGCACTCGAGTGGACCGCCATCGATCAAG AGTGTCGACTCGGATGTGGGCTCCCTGAATATGAACTCAACCGAGAACGAAGTTCCTGAGGTGGAGTCCTCTAGCGAGATCCTGATCGATGACCACCACAAGCCCAGCCACTCGAACGACGAGAGTTGGACGGATGTGAATCTGAATGAGGATGCCGCCGTTCAAGCGGCGAGCGCTGGCATGGTCGTTGGACTCGTCGATGCTGGCGACAAGCACGATGCCAGTCATCCTCATGGACAGCATGGACAGCAGACAGGCggcacaggagcaggaggagtgccacagcagcagcaacagcatcagcagcagcatcaacagcaacatggATCGATGGGGCATGGCATCATGGGGGCAGAGCGGGGCGACAAGCCCGACTCGGAGATCTCTGTGGTGCGTGTCCCCGATGGCTATGGCAGTGGCTCAACAGGGTCGGCCTCCGGTGCGCCTGTGGGACCCGGACAGGGCGTCGGCGGTGGCCAACGTCCGCGGCCCGAGGAGCTGCCAATGAAGGCGCCGGCACTCGTAGCCCAGCTGCCGCTGACGACGCCCTCCCGGGAGGCGAGTCTTACCCAGAAGCTGGAGATTGCCCTGGGACCGGTGTGTCCGCTGCTGCGCGAGATTATGGTGGACTTTGCGCCGTTCCTCTCCAAGACACTGGTCGGCTCGCATGGCCAGGAGCTGCTGATGGAGGGCAAGGGGTTGACCACGTTCAAGAACTCGCACTCGGTGGTAGAGCTGGTGATGCTCCTCTGCTCGCAGGAATGGCAGAACAGCCTCCAGAAGCACGCCGGCCTCGCCTTCATCGAGCTGATCAACGAGGGACGCCTCCTCTCGCACGCCATGAAGGATCACATTGTGCGCGTGGCCAACGAGGCTGAGTTCATCCTCAATCGGATGCGGGCCGACGATGTGTTGAAGCACGCCGACTTCGAGTCCCAATGCGCCCAGACGCTGCTGGAGCGGCGTGAGGAGGAGCGCATGTGCGACCACCTCATCACCGCTGCCCGTCGCCGCGACAATGTCATCGCCAGTCGCCTCCTTGAGAAGGTGCGCAACATAATGTGCAATCGCCATGGGGCCTGGGGCGATGTCAGTGGCGTCGGTGCGAgtgcgggtgtgggtgtggggacAGTTGCTGTCCAAAAGGGCACCTACTGGAAGCTGGATGCCTGGGAGGATGATGCCCGCCGGCGCAAGCGGATGGTGCAGAATCCACGCGGCTCCTCCCATCCGCAGGCCACGCTGAAGGCGGCCCTGGAGAATGGGGGCCCCGAGGATGCCATCCTGCAGACGCGTGACGAATTCCACACTCAGATCGCCGTCTCGCGATCCCATCCGTCGGCCCAGCACAACGGGGAGCTGCTGGACGATGCCGAGCTGCTGATCGAGGACCGGGAACTGGACTTGGATCTCACGGGACCGGTGAATATCAGCACGAAGGCGCGTCTGATTGCGCCCGGACTGGTGGCACCCGGCACCGTGTCCATCACCAGCACGGAGATGTTCTTCGAGGTGGACGAGGAGCATCCAGAGTTCCAGAAGATCGATGGGGAGGTGCTCAAGTACTGTGACCATCTGCACGGCAAATGGTACTTCTCGGAGGTGCGTGCGATCTTCTCGCGCCGCTACCTGCTGCAGAACGTCGCCCTGGAGATATTCCTCGCGAGCCGCACCTCCATCCTGTTCGCCTTCCCCGACCAGCACACCGTCAAGAAGGTGATTAAGGCCCTGCCACGTGTCGGCGTCGGCATCAAGTACGGCATACCGCAGACTCGTCGCGCCTCAATGATGTCACCGCGTCAGCTGATGCGCAATTCGAACATGACgcagaaatggcagcggcGCGAGATCTCCAACTTTGAGTATTTGATGTTCCTCAATACGATCGCGGGGCGGACGTACAACGACCTCAATCAGTACCCGATCTTCCCCTGGGTGCTGACCAACTACGAGTCGAAGGACCTGGACCTCAGCCTGCCCTCCAACTACAGGGATCTCTCGAAGCCGATCGGTGCGCTGAATCCATCGCGTCGCGCCTACTTCGAGGAGCGATACGAGAGCTGGGACAGCGACACCATTCCGCCCTTCCACTACGGCACCCACTACTCGACGGCGGCCTTCACCCTCAACTGGCTGGTGCGCGTGGAGCCCTTCACGACCATGTTCCTGGCGCTGCAGGGCGGCAAGTTCGACTATCCCGACAGGCTGTTCTCGTCCGTGTCGTTGTCGTGGAAGAACTGCCAGCGGGACACGTCCGATGTGAAGGAGCTGATACCCGAGTGGTACTTCCTGCCAGAGATGTTCTACAATGCGTCCGGCTATAGGCTGGGACACCGCGAGGATGGGGCCCTGGTGGACGACATCGAGCTACCGCCGTGGGCCAAGAGCCCCGAGGAGTTTGTGCGCATCAATCGCATGGCATTGGAGTCGGAGTTCGTCTCCTGCCAGCTGCACCAGTGGATCGATCTGATATTCGGCTACAAGCAGCGCGGACCGGAGGCCATTCGGGCCACCAATGTCTTCTACTATCTGACCTACGAGGGTAGCGTCGATCTTGACGGCATCCTCGATCCGGTGATGCGCGAGGCTGTCGAAAATCAGATCCGCAACTTTGGGCAGACGCCCAGCCAGCTGCTGATGGAGCCCCATCCGCCGCGCAGCTCTGCCATGCATCTCTCCCCGATGATGTTCAGCGCCATGCCCGAGGATCTGTGCCAAATGCTCAAGTTCTACCAGAACTCGCCCGTCATCCACATCTCGGCCAACACGTATCCACAGCTGTCGCTGCCCTCTGTCGTCACGGTGACCGCCGGCCATCAGTTTGCGGTCAATCGCTGGAACTGCAACTACACCGCATCCGTCCAGAGTCCCAGCTATGCTGAGTCACCCCAATCGCCCGGTTCCAACCAGCCGCTGACCATCGATCCGGTTCTGG CTGTTCATGGAGCCAATAACAATAGCAATGCGGTGAGCCGACGCCACTTGGGCGACAACTTTAGCCAAATGCTAAAAATCCGCTCCAACTGCTTTGTCACCACGGTGGACAGCCGTTTCCTGATTGCCTGCGGCTTCTGGGACAACAGTTTCCGCGTCTTTGCCACCGAAACGG CGAAAATCGTGCAGATTGTGTTCGGACACTTTGGCGTGGTCACTTGCATGGCCCGGTCGGAGTGCAACATCACATCGGACTGCTACATTGCCTCGGGATCGGCGGACTGCAcggtgctgctgtggcactggaATGCCCGCACCCAGAGCATTGTGGGCGAGGGCGATGTGCCCACACCGCGTGCCACGCTAACGGGCCACGAGCAGGCCGTCACCTCGGTGGTGATTAGCGCCGAGCTGGGTCTAGTCGTCTCTGGTTCATCGA ATGGTCCCGTGCTAATACACACGACATTTGGGGATTTGCTGCGTTCGCTGGATCCGCCATCGGAGTTCCATTCCCCGGAGCTGATCACCATGTCCCGCGAGGGCTTTATTGTGATCAACTACGACAAGGGAAATGTGGCCGCCTACACCATCAATGGCAAGAAGTTGCGCCATGAGACGCACAACGACAATCTGCAG TGCATGCTGCTGTCGCGCGATGGCGAATACCTGATGACAGCCGGCGATCGTGGCATTGTGGAGGTGTGGCGCACCTTTAACCTAGCACCACTCTATGCCTTCCCCGCATGCAATGCGGGCATACGATCCCTGGCCTTGACACACGATCAAAA ATACCTGCTGGCTGGACTCTCCACGGGCTCCATCATTGTATTCCACATCGACTTCAATCGCTGGCACCACGAGTACCAGCAGCGCTACTAA